From bacterium, the proteins below share one genomic window:
- a CDS encoding MerR family transcriptional regulator, whose translation MAGDTEGTYSIGEISRLVDLSQRTIRYYEEIGLLHSVRRIENGKRVYTDKDVRRLKFINRLKVLGLSLAEMVELEKIYRKQRNNREILPKLLDILEKRAAQIDERVSQLVALKKEIREYQQRLRNKVLLGATHEEPGTTGKEMQP comes from the coding sequence ATGGCGGGGGATACCGAGGGGACGTACTCGATCGGGGAGATCAGCCGCCTGGTCGATCTGTCGCAGCGCACGATCCGCTATTACGAGGAGATCGGGCTCCTGCACAGCGTCCGCCGGATCGAGAACGGCAAGCGCGTCTACACGGACAAAGACGTCCGCCGCCTGAAATTCATCAATCGCCTGAAGGTCCTCGGCCTCTCCCTCGCCGAGATGGTCGAGCTCGAAAAAATCTACCGGAAGCAGCGCAACAACCGGGAGATCCTGCCGAAACTCCTCGATATCCTCGAAAAGCGGGCCGCGCAGATCGACGAGCGTGTCTCACAGCTCGTGGCGCTGAAGAAAGAAATCCGTGAATACCAGCAGCGCCTGCGGAACAAGGTGCTGCTGGGAGCAACGCATGAAGAGCCGGGAACGACCGGAAAGGAGATGCAGCCATGA
- a CDS encoding acyl-CoA thioesterase, whose protein sequence is MEHVATVRVIFGDTDAAGIVYYGNYLRWFEVGRAELMRRKGFSYLDTMERGVLLPVIESGARHLAPARYDDVLRIHAEIRDVRGVRLTFGYRIERDDGTSLVTGHTVHAFTGRDGRPVRPPGEFLALALSNDISREKGD, encoded by the coding sequence GTGGAGCATGTCGCCACCGTGCGCGTGATCTTCGGGGATACGGACGCCGCCGGCATCGTCTATTACGGGAATTACCTTCGCTGGTTCGAGGTCGGCCGGGCGGAGCTGATGCGGCGGAAGGGGTTTTCGTACCTCGACACGATGGAGCGGGGAGTGCTCCTCCCCGTCATCGAGTCGGGTGCCCGGCACCTCGCGCCCGCGCGGTACGACGACGTGCTACGCATCCACGCGGAGATCCGCGACGTTCGGGGGGTGCGCCTGACGTTCGGGTACCGGATCGAGCGGGACGACGGGACGTCCCTGGTGACGGGGCATACCGTCCACGCGTTCACGGGACGGGACGGGAGGCCGGTGCGGCCTCCCGGGGAGTTCCTCGCATTGGCGCTTTCGAACGACATTTCCCGAGAAAAGGGGGATTGA
- a CDS encoding 2-oxoacid:acceptor oxidoreductase family protein, with protein MAGFGGQGILMIGNLLALTAMEEGKHVTYFPAYGVEMRGGTANCTVVVSDDEIGSPVVGRPKGLLIMNGPSMEKFLPMLVPGGDLVINSSLVEERQVTRNDVRLLPVPADDIARNRIGSRQMASMVALGAYVARSGIVDLSTVFDCLPKVISKKYEKFIPLNINALKEGAALAGLHA; from the coding sequence ATGGCCGGTTTCGGCGGCCAGGGGATCCTGATGATCGGGAACCTGCTGGCCCTCACGGCGATGGAGGAAGGGAAGCACGTCACCTACTTCCCCGCATACGGGGTGGAGATGCGGGGCGGCACGGCGAACTGCACGGTGGTGGTCTCCGACGATGAGATCGGCTCCCCCGTGGTCGGGCGTCCGAAGGGTCTTCTCATCATGAACGGACCCTCGATGGAGAAGTTCCTCCCCATGCTCGTCCCGGGCGGGGACCTCGTCATCAACAGTTCGCTGGTGGAGGAGCGCCAGGTGACCCGGAACGACGTCCGTCTCCTCCCGGTCCCCGCGGACGACATCGCCCGCAACCGGATCGGCAGCCGGCAGATGGCGTCGATGGTCGCCCTCGGGGCATACGTCGCCCGGTCCGGCATCGTGGATCTCTCGACCGTGTTCGATTGCCTTCCCAAGGTCATCTCGAAGAAGTACGAAAAGTTCATCCCCCTGAACATCAACGCCTTGAAGGAAGGAGCCGCCCTTGCCGGACTTCACGCGTGA
- a CDS encoding 2-oxoglutarate oxidoreductase, translated as MRPPAKAGFSKAVYTRPRSLVDVRSHFCPGCHHGTIHKIVAECIDRYGLREKTIGVACVGCSVFLYDYIDVDVVESPHGRAPAVATGVKRAQPDKFVFTYQGDGDLAAIGTSEIIHAANRGENLSVIFVNNTTYGMTGGQMAPTTMLGQKTSTTPYGRDFRGDGYPIRMAELLAGLEGTAYSARVAVSTPAQIRKAKESVRKAFEMQIGGMGLSIVEFLSTCPTNWGMKPLDAQKRVLGEMSEYFPLGVFKERQQADFA; from the coding sequence ATGAGGCCCCCCGCGAAGGCCGGGTTTTCGAAGGCGGTCTACACGAGGCCCCGGAGCCTGGTCGACGTCAGGAGCCACTTCTGTCCGGGATGCCACCACGGGACGATCCACAAGATCGTCGCGGAGTGCATCGACCGGTACGGGTTGCGGGAAAAGACGATCGGCGTCGCGTGCGTCGGGTGTTCCGTTTTCCTTTACGACTACATCGACGTGGACGTGGTCGAGTCGCCGCACGGGCGCGCGCCGGCGGTCGCGACCGGCGTCAAGCGCGCGCAGCCGGACAAGTTCGTCTTCACCTACCAGGGAGACGGCGACCTCGCGGCGATCGGTACGTCGGAGATCATCCACGCGGCGAACCGCGGGGAGAACCTCTCCGTGATCTTCGTGAACAACACGACGTACGGCATGACCGGGGGCCAGATGGCTCCCACCACCATGCTCGGCCAGAAGACCTCGACCACCCCGTACGGGCGGGATTTCCGGGGCGACGGCTATCCGATCCGGATGGCCGAACTCCTGGCCGGCCTCGAGGGGACGGCCTACTCCGCGCGTGTCGCGGTCTCGACCCCCGCGCAGATCCGGAAGGCGAAGGAGTCGGTCCGGAAGGCGTTCGAGATGCAGATCGGCGGGATGGGGCTCTCCATCGTCGAGTTCCTCTCGACCTGCCCGACGAACTGGGGGATGAAGCCGCTGGACGCGCAGAAACGGGTGCTCGGAGAGATGTCGGAATATTTCCCGCTGGGCGTTTTCAAGGAACGGCAGCAGGCGGACTTCGCGTGA
- a CDS encoding 2-hydroxyacyl-CoA dehydratase family protein, translating into MPGRGRAFLEAVRFAAAVASSPSGVVTLWKTATGGSVVGCLPATSVPELLHAAGLLPVALESEEDLSLLSGRIDAWIIGRVPPPFPGSRDTTPRFAFPRLPPESVEEALDRVEALAEWACAVSGSPASEGALWKSIRAHETRRSHLAALDERCARDAAFLGTEERRDIVRAGIFLPPEAHSRLLSTILGIDSEAPALPPEGERGDPLLLLAKRLL; encoded by the coding sequence GTGCCGGGACGCGGGCGGGCCTTCCTCGAAGCGGTCCGGTTCGCGGCGGCGGTCGCTTCCAGCCCCTCCGGCGTCGTGACCCTCTGGAAAACCGCCACCGGAGGGAGCGTCGTCGGCTGTCTCCCGGCGACCTCCGTCCCCGAACTCCTGCACGCCGCCGGCCTGCTGCCGGTCGCCCTCGAATCCGAGGAGGACCTTTCCCTGCTCTCCGGCCGGATCGATGCCTGGATCATCGGGCGGGTCCCTCCCCCGTTCCCCGGTTCCCGGGATACGACCCCGCGCTTCGCCTTCCCGCGGCTGCCGCCGGAGAGCGTCGAAGAGGCGTTGGACCGCGTCGAGGCGCTCGCGGAGTGGGCGTGCGCCGTGTCGGGGTCGCCTGCATCCGAGGGAGCCCTCTGGAAATCGATCCGGGCGCACGAGACCCGGCGATCGCACCTGGCCGCGCTCGATGAACGGTGCGCCCGGGATGCCGCCTTCCTGGGCACGGAAGAGCGCCGGGACATCGTCCGCGCCGGGATCTTCCTTCCCCCCGAGGCGCACTCCCGCCTCCTCTCCACGATTCTAGGCATCGATTCAGAGGCGCCCGCCCTCCCTCCGGAAGGGGAGCGCGGAGACCCGCTCCTTCTCTTGGCAAAACGCTTGTTGTAA
- a CDS encoding acetyl-CoA C-acetyltransferase, which produces MKEAVITGAARTAIGSLMGGLSEIPAPRLGAVAIAEAVSRSGIRKEDVEQVIMGNVLSAGMGQAPARQAGIYAGIPVSAGALTINKMCGSGLKSVMLAAQSVVTEEFDVLVAGGMESMSQAPYLLKKARSGYRMGNDTIYDHMIIDGLWDVYNDLHMGNCAETLAKEHEITREDQDAFAASSYTRALSAIKNGKFTGEIVPVPVPQRKGDPVPFLVDEEPGRGNVPKLPSLRTVFQKNGTVTAGNSSTINDGAAALVVMSSDAAKRLGAKPMARIVGYATASLEPVWFTIAPVDAIRKLLQKTGVAKEKVGLFEINEAFAGVAIAAIRGLSLDPERVNVNGGAVALGHPVGCSGARILTTLLYAMADRGERYGVAALCIGGGEAVAVMVEKL; this is translated from the coding sequence ATGAAGGAAGCCGTTATCACCGGAGCCGCGAGGACCGCCATCGGGTCGCTGATGGGTGGACTGTCCGAAATCCCGGCACCCCGTCTCGGCGCCGTCGCGATCGCGGAGGCGGTATCCCGCAGCGGGATCCGCAAGGAGGATGTGGAACAGGTGATCATGGGGAACGTCCTCTCCGCGGGGATGGGACAGGCGCCCGCCCGGCAGGCCGGCATCTACGCCGGCATACCGGTCTCCGCCGGGGCGCTCACCATCAACAAGATGTGCGGTTCCGGCCTCAAGTCGGTCATGCTCGCCGCCCAGTCCGTGGTCACGGAAGAGTTCGACGTCCTGGTCGCCGGCGGGATGGAGTCGATGAGCCAGGCGCCGTACCTGCTGAAGAAGGCCCGTTCCGGTTACCGGATGGGAAACGACACCATCTACGACCACATGATCATCGACGGCCTTTGGGACGTCTACAACGACCTCCACATGGGGAATTGCGCGGAGACCCTCGCGAAGGAGCACGAGATCACGCGCGAGGATCAGGACGCGTTCGCGGCATCCTCGTACACGCGAGCCCTTTCCGCCATCAAGAACGGGAAATTCACCGGAGAGATCGTCCCGGTCCCGGTCCCGCAGCGCAAGGGAGACCCGGTGCCGTTCCTCGTGGACGAAGAGCCCGGGCGGGGAAACGTGCCGAAGCTGCCCTCCCTGCGGACCGTCTTCCAAAAAAACGGCACTGTCACCGCCGGGAACTCCTCGACGATCAATGACGGGGCCGCCGCCCTGGTGGTGATGTCTTCGGACGCCGCGAAACGCCTTGGGGCGAAGCCGATGGCGCGCATCGTCGGGTACGCGACCGCCTCCCTCGAGCCGGTCTGGTTCACGATCGCGCCGGTGGACGCGATCCGGAAGCTCCTTCAGAAAACCGGCGTCGCCAAGGAGAAGGTCGGGCTCTTCGAGATCAACGAGGCGTTCGCGGGGGTGGCGATCGCCGCCATTCGCGGTCTGTCGCTGGATCCGGAACGCGTGAACGTGAACGGCGGCGCGGTGGCACTGGGGCACCCCGTCGGCTGCTCCGGGGCGCGGATCCTCACCACGCTCCTGTACGCGATGGCCGACCGGGGAGAGCGGTACGGGGTAGCCGCCCTTTGCATCGGCGGGGGAGAAGCCGTCGCCGTGATGGTGGAAAAACTATAG
- the glpX gene encoding class II fructose-bisphosphatase: MERNLALEVVRVTEAAALAAARLMGRGDNIAADQAAVTAMRKALNYVQFKGRVVIGEGERDEAPMLYIGEEVGASETPKVDIAVDPLEGTNIVSAGGYNAIAVIAIAEEGGFLHAPDTYMQKLAVGPKARGVIDITATPTENLRRIAKAQKVYVEDLCVVILDRPRHEDLIREVREAGARIKLIGDGDVAGAIATAKEESGVNVLMGTGGSPEGVLAAAALKCMGGDFQGILKFRNKEEIERAKVMGVTDLNRVYTLDDLAGSDVMFAATGVTFGDFLKGVRFFSGGAYTQSVVMRSRSRTTRVIDTTHYFEFKPKYE, translated from the coding sequence ATGGAACGGAACCTGGCATTGGAGGTTGTCCGCGTGACCGAGGCGGCGGCTCTCGCCGCGGCGCGGTTGATGGGCCGCGGGGACAACATCGCGGCGGACCAGGCGGCGGTCACCGCGATGCGGAAAGCGCTGAACTACGTCCAGTTCAAGGGGCGCGTCGTCATCGGGGAAGGGGAGCGGGACGAGGCTCCCATGCTCTACATCGGGGAGGAGGTCGGCGCGTCCGAAACACCGAAGGTCGACATCGCCGTCGACCCGCTCGAAGGGACGAACATCGTGTCCGCCGGAGGGTACAACGCCATCGCCGTGATCGCGATCGCGGAAGAGGGCGGGTTTCTTCACGCCCCCGACACGTACATGCAGAAGCTCGCGGTGGGGCCGAAGGCGCGCGGCGTGATCGACATCACCGCGACCCCGACGGAGAACCTCCGCAGGATCGCCAAGGCGCAGAAGGTGTATGTCGAGGACCTCTGCGTCGTGATCCTGGACCGGCCGCGGCACGAGGACCTGATCAGGGAGGTCCGGGAAGCCGGGGCGCGGATCAAGCTCATCGGGGACGGCGACGTGGCGGGTGCGATCGCGACGGCGAAAGAGGAGTCCGGGGTCAACGTCCTGATGGGGACGGGGGGGTCGCCGGAAGGGGTCCTGGCGGCCGCGGCGTTGAAATGCATGGGAGGGGACTTCCAGGGGATCCTGAAGTTCCGGAACAAGGAAGAGATCGAGCGCGCGAAGGTGATGGGGGTCACCGACCTGAACCGCGTGTACACCCTCGACGACCTGGCGGGCAGCGACGTGATGTTCGCCGCCACCGGAGTCACGTTCGGCGATTTCCTCAAGGGGGTCCGCTTCTTCAGCGGCGGCGCGTACACCCAGTCCGTCGTCATGCGCTCCCGTTCCCGCACAACGCGAGTCATCGACACGACCCACTACTTCGAGTTCAAGCCGAAGTACGAATAG
- a CDS encoding 4Fe-4S dicluster domain-containing protein, which yields MEDSVTATGRIEIDFERCKACELCVPACPKGCIGMGESINRQGYASAVFERPDDCTGCAICAETCPDACILVWR from the coding sequence GTGGAGGATAGCGTTACGGCGACGGGGCGGATCGAGATCGATTTCGAGCGGTGCAAGGCGTGCGAACTGTGCGTTCCTGCCTGTCCGAAGGGGTGCATCGGGATGGGCGAGTCCATCAACCGGCAGGGATACGCGTCCGCCGTCTTCGAGCGCCCCGACGACTGCACGGGGTGCGCGATCTGCGCCGAGACGTGCCCCGACGCGTGCATCCTGGTGTGGCGATGA
- a CDS encoding cofactor-independent phosphoglycerate mutase, producing MGGKYIILIGDGMADWPIPAIGHRTPLQAAEKPNMDFMAANGAVGMVQVVPTEMYPGSDVSNLSILGYDPAVVYTGRSPLEAASIGISLGLDDVAVRCNLVALKNDGADSEMEDFSAGHISTSEAAELLSSLQEAVADKGVRFHTGVSYRHLMVWPGGCDGVKTTPPHDIHGKKITGYLPQGDGAEFLLTIMEISREIFAGHPVNRKRTAEGKLPGNAIWLWGQGKAPRIPTFEERFGLTGSVVAAVDLIKGIGIYAGLEVVAVPGATGYTDTNYRGKAEYALRELERKDFVLIHVEAPDEAGHNGSVEEKIRAIERIDKEMLAPLLARAREKGDLRILLLPDHPTPVAIRTHAQEPVPFVYYPAPPGLATTPGKRYTEADARDTGQFVPAGTRLIEYLLA from the coding sequence ATGGGTGGGAAATACATCATCCTGATCGGCGACGGCATGGCCGACTGGCCGATCCCGGCGATCGGCCATCGCACACCGCTCCAGGCCGCGGAGAAACCGAACATGGACTTCATGGCGGCCAACGGCGCCGTCGGGATGGTCCAGGTCGTCCCGACGGAGATGTACCCGGGCAGCGACGTGTCGAACCTGAGCATCCTGGGATACGACCCCGCAGTCGTCTACACCGGGCGTTCACCGCTCGAGGCCGCTTCCATCGGGATCTCCCTCGGTCTGGACGACGTCGCTGTCCGCTGCAATCTCGTGGCGCTGAAAAACGACGGGGCAGACTCCGAGATGGAGGATTTCTCCGCCGGTCATATCTCCACCTCCGAGGCGGCGGAGCTTCTTTCCTCCCTCCAGGAGGCCGTCGCCGACAAGGGGGTCCGGTTCCACACGGGCGTGTCGTATCGGCACCTGATGGTTTGGCCCGGAGGGTGCGACGGCGTGAAGACGACCCCCCCGCACGACATCCATGGAAAGAAGATCACCGGCTACCTTCCGCAGGGAGACGGTGCGGAATTCCTCCTGACGATCATGGAAATCTCACGCGAGATCTTCGCCGGCCACCCGGTGAACCGGAAGAGGACGGCGGAGGGGAAGCTTCCGGGAAACGCGATCTGGCTCTGGGGGCAGGGGAAGGCCCCCCGCATCCCCACGTTCGAGGAAAGGTTCGGCCTGACCGGGTCCGTGGTCGCCGCGGTGGACCTCATCAAGGGGATCGGGATCTACGCGGGGCTCGAAGTGGTCGCCGTTCCGGGCGCCACCGGGTACACCGACACGAACTACCGTGGAAAAGCGGAATACGCCCTTCGCGAACTCGAGCGGAAGGACTTCGTCCTGATCCACGTGGAGGCCCCCGACGAGGCGGGACACAACGGGAGTGTCGAGGAGAAGATCCGCGCGATCGAGCGGATCGACAAGGAGATGCTGGCGCCCCTTCTCGCGAGGGCGCGGGAGAAGGGGGACCTCCGGATCCTCCTCCTGCCGGACCATCCGACCCCCGTCGCCATCCGGACCCACGCGCAGGAGCCGGTCCCGTTCGTCTACTACCCGGCCCCCCCGGGCTTGGCCACGACCCCCGGGAAGCGGTACACGGAGGCGGATGCCAGGGACACGGGGCAGTTCGTCCCCGCGGGCACCCGTCTGATCGAATACCTGCTCGCATAA
- the thrC gene encoding threonine synthase: MRWEGIIRRYGRFFTSVPEEDVVTLLEGNTPLLPAPTLARRIATGTELYLKFEGLNPTGSFKDRGMTMAVSKAKADGSDAVICASTGNTSASAAAYAARAGMKAYVLIPEGKIALGKLSQAMIHGAQVLQVLGNFDDALSLVKEVSAKYPVTLVNSLNPYRIEGQKSAAFEIVDVLGDAPDYHILPVGNAGNITAYWAGYKEYRAAGKAKRLPAMLGWQAEGAAPIVRGAPVSKPETVATAIRIGNPASWKQAETARDESGGLIRMVSDAEILEAYKMVAETEGVFCEPASAASIAGVIKLGAEGYFRAGQRLVCTLTGHGLKDPDNAIAQSVPPVTIPPVLGDVLKFLEF; the protein is encoded by the coding sequence ATGCGCTGGGAAGGGATCATCCGCCGATACGGGCGGTTCTTCACCTCCGTTCCCGAGGAGGACGTCGTCACGCTGCTGGAGGGGAACACTCCACTCCTCCCGGCCCCCACCCTGGCCCGCCGGATTGCGACGGGGACGGAGCTGTACCTCAAGTTCGAGGGGCTGAACCCGACAGGTTCCTTCAAGGACCGCGGGATGACGATGGCCGTCTCCAAGGCGAAGGCGGATGGCTCCGACGCGGTCATCTGCGCTTCCACCGGAAACACGTCCGCCTCCGCGGCCGCCTACGCCGCCCGCGCCGGGATGAAGGCGTACGTGCTGATCCCGGAGGGGAAGATCGCGCTGGGGAAACTCTCGCAGGCGATGATCCACGGTGCGCAGGTCCTCCAGGTGCTGGGCAACTTCGACGACGCCCTTTCCCTCGTCAAGGAAGTCTCGGCGAAGTATCCCGTGACGCTGGTGAACTCCCTGAACCCGTACCGGATCGAGGGGCAGAAATCGGCCGCGTTCGAGATCGTCGACGTCCTCGGTGACGCGCCCGACTACCACATCCTGCCGGTGGGGAACGCGGGGAACATCACCGCGTACTGGGCCGGGTACAAGGAGTACAGGGCCGCCGGGAAGGCGAAGCGCCTTCCGGCAATGCTTGGCTGGCAGGCGGAAGGGGCGGCCCCCATCGTCCGCGGTGCGCCTGTATCGAAACCCGAGACGGTCGCCACCGCCATCCGCATCGGCAACCCCGCCTCGTGGAAACAGGCGGAGACCGCGCGCGACGAGTCGGGGGGGCTCATCCGGATGGTGAGCGACGCGGAGATCCTCGAGGCGTACAAGATGGTCGCCGAGACGGAAGGGGTGTTCTGCGAGCCCGCGTCCGCGGCCTCCATCGCCGGCGTGATAAAATTGGGGGCCGAAGGATATTTCCGAGCGGGGCAGCGACTCGTTTGCACGCTGACCGGCCACGGCTTGAAGGACCCCGACAACGCCATCGCGCAGTCGGTGCCCCCCGTGACGATCCCCCCGGTGCTCGGGGACGTCCTCAAATTCCTCGAATTCTGA
- a CDS encoding cupin domain-containing protein yields the protein MPDFTRDETMDDILSEMARESGETETPAGDPEVPVGEHVRAFRESLGMTVQQFAERTGFSAALLAQIENRMVSPSLGTLVKIANTFGTTVSSFIGGKEEREFSIVRKEDRTTVSRVGLKDGGKSTYTYESLGAGKAGRKMEPFLVRLQPLSEPPAARSTHDGEEFLYVLSGRVTVRLGNLSDVLEEGDSVYYNSTIPHHVHSADEREALILAVIHAGA from the coding sequence TTGCCGGACTTCACGCGTGACGAGACGATGGACGACATCCTGTCCGAAATGGCCAGGGAGTCGGGGGAGACGGAAACGCCGGCGGGAGACCCCGAGGTCCCGGTGGGGGAGCATGTGCGAGCCTTCCGGGAGAGCCTCGGCATGACCGTGCAGCAGTTTGCGGAGAGGACCGGATTCTCCGCCGCGCTTCTTGCGCAGATCGAGAACCGGATGGTCTCGCCGTCCCTCGGGACGCTCGTGAAGATCGCCAACACCTTCGGAACCACCGTCTCATCGTTCATCGGCGGAAAGGAGGAGCGGGAGTTCTCCATCGTCCGGAAGGAGGACCGCACCACCGTATCCCGCGTCGGGCTCAAGGACGGGGGGAAGTCCACGTACACCTACGAGTCCCTCGGAGCCGGAAAGGCGGGGCGGAAGATGGAGCCCTTCCTCGTCCGGCTTCAGCCGCTCTCCGAACCTCCCGCGGCCCGGAGCACCCACGACGGGGAGGAGTTCCTCTACGTCCTCTCCGGAAGGGTGACGGTGCGCCTCGGGAACCTCTCCGACGTGCTCGAGGAGGGGGATAGCGTCTATTACAATTCCACGATCCCCCACCACGTCCATTCCGCGGACGAACGGGAGGCGCTCATCCTCGCGGTGATCCACGCGGGGGCGTAA
- a CDS encoding homoserine dehydrogenase: MSVSPREIGVGVVGFGTVGTGTVRLLLENAELLRRRVGIPVRLIRVADQNTTKDRGVPLPDGVFIEDGMRVARDPDVHILVELVGGTGAAKDFLLEAIRNGKSVVTANKALLAECGPEIFRAVQAAGVDIGFEASVGGGIPIIRTLREGLAANRIRAIFGIINGTCNYILSRMTREGKPFAEVLSEAQAVGIAEADPSFDVDGIDTAHKLAILVWLATGGHVPHREIFLQGIREIDQDDISFAKEFGYTIKLLAIAKENGAGIEARVHPTMIPSHHPLATVDGAHNAIYVKGDFVGSSLSYGQGAGMLPTASAVASDVVDIARNLRRGCVGRIPPGGFFLADPSARAVLAPFDQVHSEYYLKFRVVDKPGVLSRIAGVLGSNAISIASVLQKGQGQTAVPIFIVTHRAKESDMRKALAEVDRLNDVLDRTRMIRIENNL; the protein is encoded by the coding sequence ATGAGCGTGTCGCCCCGGGAGATCGGGGTCGGGGTCGTCGGTTTCGGCACCGTCGGCACCGGGACGGTCAGGCTACTCCTCGAGAACGCGGAACTCCTGCGCAGGCGTGTCGGAATCCCGGTCCGGCTCATCCGGGTCGCGGACCAGAACACCACGAAGGATCGCGGCGTCCCCCTGCCCGACGGCGTGTTCATCGAGGACGGCATGCGGGTCGCCCGGGACCCCGATGTCCATATCCTCGTCGAACTCGTCGGCGGGACCGGCGCCGCGAAGGACTTCCTGCTCGAGGCGATCCGGAACGGGAAATCGGTGGTGACGGCGAACAAGGCCCTGCTCGCGGAGTGTGGTCCGGAGATCTTCCGTGCCGTCCAGGCCGCCGGCGTCGACATCGGGTTCGAGGCGAGCGTCGGCGGGGGAATCCCCATCATCCGGACGCTGCGGGAGGGGTTGGCGGCGAACCGGATCCGGGCGATCTTCGGGATCATCAACGGGACGTGCAACTACATCCTTTCACGCATGACCCGTGAGGGGAAGCCGTTTGCCGAGGTCCTCTCCGAAGCGCAGGCGGTGGGGATCGCGGAGGCGGACCCGTCGTTCGACGTCGACGGGATCGACACGGCGCACAAGCTGGCGATCCTCGTCTGGCTCGCCACCGGGGGGCACGTTCCCCACAGGGAAATCTTCCTCCAGGGAATCCGGGAGATCGACCAGGACGACATCTCCTTCGCCAAGGAATTCGGGTACACGATCAAGCTGCTGGCGATCGCGAAAGAGAACGGAGCGGGGATCGAGGCGCGGGTCCACCCGACGATGATCCCGTCCCATCATCCCCTGGCCACGGTCGATGGCGCCCATAACGCGATCTACGTGAAGGGGGACTTCGTCGGTTCCTCCCTGTCGTACGGGCAGGGCGCGGGGATGCTTCCCACCGCGTCCGCGGTGGCAAGCGACGTGGTCGACATCGCGCGGAACCTTCGGCGCGGATGCGTGGGACGGATACCGCCCGGGGGGTTCTTCCTCGCCGATCCGTCGGCCCGGGCGGTCCTGGCACCGTTCGACCAGGTCCACAGCGAGTACTACCTGAAGTTCCGGGTGGTCGACAAGCCCGGCGTTCTCTCGAGAATTGCGGGGGTGCTGGGAAGCAACGCGATCAGCATCGCCTCCGTTCTCCAGAAAGGACAGGGACAGACCGCGGTCCCCATCTTCATCGTCACCCACCGGGCGAAGGAGAGCGACATGCGCAAGGCGCTCGCCGAGGTGGACCGTCTCAACGATGTCCTCGACCGGACACGCATGATCCGGATCGAAAACAATCTCTAA
- a CDS encoding 3-methyl-2-oxobutanoate dehydrogenase subunit VorB: protein MTGLSSSPSMRILTKGNEAICLGAVAAGCRHYYGYPITPQNDIPEYMAAHLPALGGTFLQAESEVATINIMLGTAASGKRVMTSSSGPGISLMQEGLSYMAGSELPAVIVNISRSGPGLGGIAPSQGDYFQAVKGGGHGGYRLIVLAPHSVQEMYALTMLAFDLSDKYRTPAMILGDAIVGQMKEPFIASPYDPASTTGKPWALTGCAGRERKNLKSLHLKDNAIEVHNWKLHEKYERIRRDEARAESYMLDGATIAVVAFGTAARVSKTAIQWARKEGIAAGMLRPITLFPFPEREVFDLARAVDVLLVIEMNTGQMVEDVRRCTPLHDRIAFLGKPCAMPTPEEILERIRQLAGRKG from the coding sequence ATGACCGGGCTGTCGTCCTCCCCGTCGATGCGGATCCTCACCAAGGGGAACGAGGCGATCTGCCTTGGGGCCGTCGCGGCCGGGTGCCGTCATTATTACGGCTACCCGATCACCCCCCAGAACGACATCCCCGAATACATGGCGGCGCACCTCCCGGCTCTCGGCGGGACGTTCCTGCAGGCCGAGAGCGAAGTGGCGACGATCAACATCATGCTCGGAACCGCTGCCTCCGGAAAGCGGGTGATGACGTCCTCCTCCGGTCCCGGGATCTCCTTGATGCAGGAAGGGCTCTCCTACATGGCGGGGTCCGAACTGCCCGCCGTGATCGTCAACATCTCCAGGTCGGGTCCGGGCCTCGGCGGCATCGCCCCCTCCCAGGGGGACTACTTCCAGGCGGTCAAGGGAGGAGGCCACGGCGGGTACCGGCTGATCGTCCTCGCGCCGCACTCGGTCCAGGAGATGTACGCCCTGACCATGCTCGCCTTCGACCTTTCGGACAAGTACCGCACCCCCGCCATGATCCTCGGCGACGCCATCGTGGGACAGATGAAGGAACCGTTCATCGCGTCCCCGTACGATCCGGCGTCGACGACGGGGAAGCCGTGGGCGCTGACCGGCTGCGCCGGCCGCGAGCGTAAAAACTTGAAATCCCTTCACCTGAAGGACAACGCGATCGAGGTCCACAACTGGAAACTGCACGAAAAGTACGAGCGGATCCGAAGGGACGAGGCGCGGGCGGAGTCGTACATGCTCGATGGCGCCACGATCGCGGTCGTCGCGTTCGGGACCGCGGCCCGCGTCAGCAAGACCGCCATCCAGTGGGCCCGCAAGGAGGGGATCGCCGCGGGGATGCTGCGACCGATCACGCTCTTCCCTTTCCCCGAAAGGGAGGTGTTCGATCTGGCGAGAGCGGTGGACGTCCTGCTGGTCATCGAGATGAACACCGGACAGATGGTGGAGGATGTCCGGCGGTGCACGCCGCTCCACGACCGGATCGCGTTTCTCGGCAAGCCGTGCGCCATGCCCACCCCCGAGGAGATCCTCGAGAGGATACGGCAGCTGGCAGGGAGGAAGGGATGA